In Akkermansiaceae bacterium, the following are encoded in one genomic region:
- a CDS encoding DUF58 domain-containing protein — MMNQSELESKVRHIQVHSRKVVLEVLAGEYRSCFKGMGIEFEDVREYCHGDDVRTIDWNVTARTGKPHVKTFMEERELSLYFLIDVSGSSDFGSGQFTKREMAARIFALLAFASAHNHDNVGLILFSDQIELHVKAAKGKNHVMRMIDLLMRHEPMSRGTDIGGALDFFNQVRSRRCITFLFSDFLDQGYEDILRQAAQRHDLVCVSLSDLRERELPRTGMLEMVDAETGVMRTIDCSDGRLRERVKMQSASQRHQLQDLCHEVNADLLPLGTEDDFLYEIIRFFRDRNNRSADTR, encoded by the coding sequence ATGATGAACCAGAGCGAACTCGAGAGTAAAGTGCGTCACATCCAGGTGCATAGCCGTAAGGTGGTGCTGGAGGTGTTGGCGGGTGAATACCGGAGTTGCTTCAAGGGGATGGGAATCGAGTTCGAGGATGTTAGGGAATATTGCCACGGTGATGATGTGCGGACCATCGATTGGAATGTGACCGCCCGCACCGGCAAGCCCCATGTGAAGACCTTTATGGAGGAGCGTGAGTTGTCGCTTTACTTCCTCATCGATGTGTCCGGGTCCAGTGATTTCGGCAGTGGTCAGTTCACCAAGAGAGAGATGGCGGCAAGGATCTTTGCTTTGCTGGCATTTGCCTCGGCGCATAATCACGACAACGTTGGCCTGATTCTCTTCAGCGACCAGATCGAACTCCATGTGAAGGCCGCGAAGGGGAAAAACCACGTGATGCGGATGATCGATCTGCTCATGCGCCACGAACCCATGTCCAGAGGCACGGATATTGGCGGGGCTTTGGATTTTTTCAACCAGGTGAGGAGTCGCCGCTGTATTACCTTCCTGTTTTCGGATTTTCTCGATCAAGGATACGAAGACATCCTGCGTCAGGCGGCACAGCGCCACGACTTGGTTTGTGTTTCCCTCAGCGACCTGAGGGAGCGTGAGTTGCCGCGAACTGGAATGTTGGAAATGGTGGATGCGGAAACGGGTGTCATGCGGACGATCGACTGTAGTGACGGCCGACTCCGTGAGCGTGTGAAAATGCAGTCGGCGAGCCAACGGCATCAACTCCAGGATTTGTGCCATGAGGTCAATGCCGACTTGCTGCCACTGGGCACGGAAGACGACTTTCTTTACGAAATCATCCGGTTCTTCAGGGACCGGAATAACCGGAGTGCTGATACGCGATGA
- a CDS encoding MoxR family ATPase has translation MTAVIADKSFIEENQKLTEVRNEIGQVVVGLGDLVDRLLVSLLCNGHVLIEGVPGLAKTLTVSTMAQTLGVDFSRIQFTPDLLPGDLIGTLIYNQQTGDFTPHKGPVFANIVLADEINRSPAKVQSALLEAMQEKQVTIGTDSYALEEPFLVLATQNPIEQEGTYPLPEAQLDRFMLKVNVDYPTLDEEHEIMKRMSVNTPKMAVSTVMSAGEIMTMRESLDSIHANEAIEKYVLRIVDATRNPAAYGLEELSPLINHGVSPRASIFLMKGSRAHALLEGRDYVTPQDVKWIAMDVLRHRVSITYKAEAEGKDVEYILKRILSTVETVE, from the coding sequence ATGACTGCCGTGATTGCTGACAAATCGTTTATTGAAGAAAACCAAAAACTCACCGAAGTTCGGAACGAGATTGGGCAGGTCGTGGTTGGTTTGGGAGACTTGGTCGACCGGCTACTCGTCTCGCTGCTCTGCAATGGCCACGTGCTCATCGAAGGAGTTCCCGGACTCGCCAAGACCCTCACGGTCAGCACGATGGCGCAGACACTGGGCGTTGATTTCAGTCGGATCCAATTTACCCCCGACCTGCTTCCCGGTGATCTGATCGGAACCTTGATCTACAACCAGCAAACGGGGGATTTTACACCGCACAAAGGGCCGGTATTTGCCAATATTGTGTTGGCCGATGAAATTAACCGGTCACCGGCGAAGGTGCAGAGTGCCCTGTTGGAGGCGATGCAGGAAAAACAGGTGACCATTGGCACCGACAGCTATGCTTTGGAGGAGCCGTTTCTCGTGCTTGCCACCCAGAACCCGATCGAGCAAGAGGGGACCTATCCCTTGCCGGAAGCGCAACTTGACCGGTTTATGCTCAAGGTGAATGTCGATTACCCGACCCTTGACGAAGAGCATGAGATCATGAAACGTATGTCGGTGAATACTCCCAAAATGGCGGTAAGCACGGTGATGAGTGCCGGTGAGATCATGACAATGAGGGAGTCGCTCGACAGCATTCATGCCAATGAGGCGATTGAGAAATATGTGCTCCGCATCGTCGATGCCACACGTAATCCCGCTGCTTATGGCCTGGAGGAATTGTCTCCCCTGATCAATCACGGTGTTTCACCACGCGCGAGTATTTTTCTGATGAAAGGTTCACGTGCGCATGCCTTGTTAGAAGGGCGCGACTATGTGACACCGCAGGACGTCAAGTGGATCGCCATGGATGTGCTCAGGCACAGGGTGTCGATCACTTACAAGGCCGAGGCCGAAGGCAAGGATGTGGAATACATCCTGAAGCGGATTTTATCGACGGTGGAAACCGTGGAGTAA
- a CDS encoding DUF393 domain-containing protein yields MASRQPSEPDRHILFLDGECLFCQTSARVLYRWDRSKKIYFSTLQGETAGRLPDDWKKLTDDHGRPAGTAVLIENANQPDERQWRSADAILRSLKLTGSILAVFWVFSYVPGAIKNGLYRLLARNRHRLTWGKRSCPLPEQDFKKRFLP; encoded by the coding sequence ATGGCCAGCCGACAACCTTCCGAACCCGACAGACACATCCTCTTCCTCGATGGTGAATGCCTGTTCTGTCAAACATCCGCCCGGGTCCTGTATCGATGGGACCGGTCGAAAAAAATTTATTTCTCGACGCTTCAGGGGGAAACGGCAGGCCGGCTGCCGGACGACTGGAAAAAACTCACCGACGACCACGGACGGCCAGCAGGAACGGCGGTATTGATTGAAAACGCGAATCAGCCCGATGAACGCCAATGGAGAAGTGCTGATGCGATCCTGCGATCCCTGAAACTCACCGGCAGTATACTGGCCGTGTTCTGGGTGTTCTCCTACGTGCCAGGCGCCATTAAAAATGGTCTTTACCGCTTGCTCGCCCGCAATCGACACCGGCTGACGTGGGGGAAGCGCTCTTGCCCCTTGCCTGAACAAGATTTCAAAAAACGTTTTCTACCCTAG